In Burkholderiales bacterium, the DNA window CGGACGCGAACGACGATATCTACGCCTTCGGCGACCATTCCTTCTGGCAGGGCCGGCAGGCCCGCCACGCTGATGTTGGCCGCGTCGATGTCGGTGATCTTGCCGGTTGTAACGTCGAACAAATGATGGTGATCGCTCATGTTCGGGTCGTAAAACAGTTTGCTCGGATCGATCACGACTTCGCGGACCAGCTTTTTCTCCACGAACAGATTGAGGGTGTTGTAAACCGTCGCCTTCGATGTTTCGGGATGGCGCTGGTTGACTATCGCCATCACCTGGTCAGCGCTCATATGCTCGCAGCGCGAATACAGCGCGTGCGCGATTTCGATGCGCTGGTGCGTGGGATTGATGCCGTGTCCGCGGAGCAGTTCGCTGGCATCGGTGCGGCTGAAGGGCAGTTTTTCCATAGCTTCGAATTTTAACCCGCGGCCTGGACGCTGTCTAACGCGCGCTTCGACAAGCTCGCCATCAACGGCTGTGACACGCTACTGGATCTTTCCTGCGCAACAATTCGAAGACCACCATCGCGATAGTATTTCAATTCAACAGCTCCGACTCGCCGTCGCGTTTCAAATTCAATCGTCGGACCGATCCGACAGCAGCGCGCGCAGTTCCTGAAAAAGCAGACGGAAGCTTTTCGGCGGCCGATTCGCGGCCTGCTCTTTGCGAGCGTTGCGCGCCAGCGTGCGCAAATGCTGGAGATCGGCTTTCGGATATTGAGAGGCGAGCGCCGCGAATGCCGTTTCATCCTCAAGCAATCGGGCGCGCCAGCGTTCGGCTGCGTGCAATTGTGCCGTGTGCTCGTTCGACACGCCGCGCCAGCCTTCGAGCCTTGCCTTGATCGGCTCCGCATCGATGCCGCGCATCAGCTTGCCGATATATTGCATCTGACGACGCCGCGCATCGTCCGGTTTGCGCATCTGCTTCGCCTCGGCGACGGCGTCCGCCAGCTTGTCGGGCAGCGCAAGTTCCGCGACTTGCTGCGGTGTAAGCTCGACCAATTGCGCCCCGACATCCTGCAGCGCGTGCATGTCGCGCTTGCGGCGCGTCTTGCTCGGCTGGTGGTCGGGCTCGCCTGTTTCCGGATTGGCGGGGATTCCTGTCATGTCAGGCGTCGCGGATTTTCACTGCGTTGATCGATTGCCGCGAAGAATGTGAGTA includes these proteins:
- a CDS encoding transcriptional repressor, coding for MEKLPFSRTDASELLRGHGINPTHQRIEIAHALYSRCEHMSADQVMAIVNQRHPETSKATVYNTLNLFVEKKLVREVVIDPSKLFYDPNMSDHHHLFDVTTGKITDIDAANISVAGLPALPEGMVAEGVDIVVRVRPQSA
- a CDS encoding DUF615 domain-containing protein, with the protein product MTGIPANPETGEPDHQPSKTRRKRDMHALQDVGAQLVELTPQQVAELALPDKLADAVAEAKQMRKPDDARRRQMQYIGKLMRGIDAEPIKARLEGWRGVSNEHTAQLHAAERWRARLLEDETAFAALASQYPKADLQHLRTLARNARKEQAANRPPKSFRLLFQELRALLSDRSDD